From the genome of Oscillospiraceae bacterium:
GCAGCTCGAGCGCTATTCGCGCAATATGATTTTAAAAGAAGTTGGTGTCAAAGGCCAGGAAAAGCTGATGCAGTCGAAAGTCCTGATTATAGGCACCGGCGGGCTGGGTGCACCGGCCGCTATGTATTTGGCGGCGGCCGGCGTGGGAACCATCGGCCTGGTCGATTATGACGTGGTTGACCTTTCCAACCTGCAGCGTCAGATTATCCACACGACTGAGGCAATCGGTAAGCCGAAAGTGGAGTCGGGCAAAGCAACTCTGCATGCGCTGAATCCGGACGTAAAGGTAGTGACGCACCGCGAGTGGGTCAGCGCCTCCAATATTCTGGACATTATCCGCGACTATGATTTTATCATCGACGGTACAGATAATTTTCCCGCCAAGTTTTTGATCAATGATGCCTGTGTGCTGGGTAAAAAGCCATTTTCCCACGCGGGCATTATCCGCTTCACCGGTCAGACTATGACCTATGTCCCCGGGGAAGGCCCTTGCTACCGCTGTGTCTTCCGCAATCCGCCTCCGCCGGATGCAGTGCCTACCTGCAAGCAGGCGGGCGTGCTGGGCGTTATGGGTGGCATTATCGGGACGATACAGGCGACAGAAGCCCTGAAATACCTTTTGGGTGTCGGCGAGCTTCTTACCGGCTATCTGCTCACCTTTGATGCATTGAAAATGCAGTTCCGTAAAGTCAAACTGGCCCATGAAAAGGATTGCCCGGTGTGTGGCGAGCACCCCACCATTACCAAACCAATCGATTATGAGCAGAAAGCCTGCGACCTAAAAAAACCGCAGGGAAAAGCAGATAAAACATAAAGCGCAGGTGCCGCTTTAGGGGGAATTAAACATGGCAGTAGATTATGCAGCTCTAAAAAAGGGCGGCTTTATGCGGCAAAAGCAAAAGGATTGTTTTTCTATGCGGCTGCATACCGTTGGCGGGCAGCTTACCGCAAAGCAACTCAAAAAGGTGTATGAAATTGCAGAAAAGTACGGCAAAGGTTACATTCACTTAACCG
Proteins encoded in this window:
- the moeB gene encoding molybdopterin-synthase adenylyltransferase MoeB, yielding MKFTNEQLERYSRNMILKEVGVKGQEKLMQSKVLIIGTGGLGAPAAMYLAAAGVGTIGLVDYDVVDLSNLQRQIIHTTEAIGKPKVESGKATLHALNPDVKVVTHREWVSASNILDIIRDYDFIIDGTDNFPAKFLINDACVLGKKPFSHAGIIRFTGQTMTYVPGEGPCYRCVFRNPPPPDAVPTCKQAGVLGVMGGIIGTIQATEALKYLLGVGELLTGYLLTFDALKMQFRKVKLAHEKDCPVCGEHPTITKPIDYEQKACDLKKPQGKADKT